One Campylobacter sp. RM16192 genomic region harbors:
- the proC gene encoding pyrroline-5-carboxylate reductase, which translates to MKLGFIGGGNMASAMIAAITNSKICSLSEIFAYDRSKNENLKFKFGITPLENERKIVQNSDIIVLAIKPNGYESVLNLIKKDVKNQIIVTVAPNFTIEMVAEILGADKKIVRTMPNTPAAIGKGVTAVCFNENLNENERMSVLKVLQSFGVTHEIEERLIPTFTAIAGSLPAYVFMFIEALADGGVLEGMPRAKAYEIIASSVAGSADMVLKSGKHPAQLKDEVCSPSGTTIEALRLLEERGFRSALIDAVRTAVRKSRS; encoded by the coding sequence ATGAAATTAGGATTTATCGGCGGAGGAAATATGGCATCAGCGATGATAGCCGCCATTACAAACTCTAAAATTTGCAGTTTAAGTGAAATTTTTGCCTATGATAGAAGTAAAAATGAGAATTTAAAGTTTAAATTTGGCATCACTCCACTTGAAAATGAGCGTAAAATAGTTCAGAATTCAGACATTATCGTGCTTGCCATTAAACCAAACGGCTATGAGAGTGTGCTAAATTTAATAAAAAAAGATGTTAAAAATCAGATTATAGTTACTGTTGCTCCAAATTTTACTATAGAGATGGTTGCTGAGATTTTAGGAGCCGATAAAAAGATAGTGCGAACCATGCCAAATACGCCCGCAGCTATAGGTAAAGGTGTAACTGCGGTTTGTTTTAATGAAAATTTAAATGAAAATGAGCGCATGAGTGTGCTTAAAGTTTTACAAAGCTTTGGAGTTACTCACGAGATAGAGGAGAGGCTTATACCTACATTTACTGCCATTGCAGGAAGTCTGCCGGCTTATGTTTTTATGTTTATAGAGGCGCTTGCCGATGGTGGAGTATTAGAAGGGATGCCTAGGGCTAAGGCTTATGAAATAATAGCTTCTAGTGTCGCGGGAAGTGCGGATATGGTGCTAAAAAGCGGTAAACATCCTGCACAACTAAAAGATGAGGTTTGCTCGCCGTCAGGAACTACTATAGAGGCATTGAGGTTGCTTGAAGAGCGTGGATTTCGCTCTGCTTTGATAGATGCTGTTAGAACTGCGGTCAGGAAGTCTAGGTCGTAA
- the rpsT gene encoding 30S ribosomal protein S20 has translation MANHKSAEKRARQTIKRTERNRFYRTRLKNITKAVRVAVEAGDKEAALNALKDANKSLHSFVSKGFLKKQTASRRVGRLAKLVNTLNTAA, from the coding sequence ATGGCAAACCATAAATCTGCTGAAAAAAGAGCTAGACAGACTATAAAAAGAACAGAGAGAAACAGATTTTATCGCACAAGACTTAAAAACATAACAAAAGCTGTGCGTGTAGCTGTTGAAGCTGGCGATAAAGAAGCTGCACTAAATGCATTAAAAGATGCAAATAAAAGCCTACACAGCTTTGTAAGCAAAGGATTTTTGAAAAAACAAACAGCTTCACGCCGCGTTGGACGCTTGGCGAAGCTTGTAAACACTCTAAACACAGCCGCTTAA
- a CDS encoding CopD family protein — protein MEEYYNLIKYFHYLAFISWMAVLFYQPRLYVYHAEHMDKPDFIKVVEVQEYKMYHYVGWVSIIGTYLTGILILVAMPDLLKSGYMHVKLLVIVLLGIYHLDLGRYMKLLREKRCNKSGMFFRAYNEVPTIAMVIIIWMMVYKPF, from the coding sequence ATGGAGGAATATTATAATCTGATCAAGTATTTTCACTACTTGGCGTTTATATCGTGGATGGCGGTGCTGTTTTATCAGCCAAGACTTTATGTATATCATGCGGAGCATATGGATAAACCAGACTTCATAAAGGTAGTAGAGGTACAAGAATACAAGATGTATCACTACGTAGGCTGGGTATCTATAATAGGAACGTACTTGACAGGTATTTTAATACTAGTTGCAATGCCTGACCTTTTAAAAAGCGGATATATGCACGTAAAACTTTTGGTTATAGTCTTACTTGGAATTTATCACCTTGACCTTGGCAGATACATGAAGCTACTTCGGGAAAAACGCTGTAACAAATCAGGAATGTTTTTTAGGGCATACAACGAAGTTCCAACTATCGCGATGGTAATCATAATTTGGATGATGGTATATAAACCGTTTTAA
- a CDS encoding pirin family protein, protein MRKVNKIYKSNSAHWVGDGFLVQPLFSHMGEDRGTDPFLMLDYAAPQVFKPNLTDFPRGVGHHPHKGFETVTIAYSGEVAHKDSSGGGGVIKSGDVQWMTAGAGIVHEEFHSLDFSRSGGLFEMVQLWVNLPKKHKNTPAKYQHLSRQAIPVIKFADGAGQARIIAGEFDGVSGAASTFTPMNVWDVMINSGKEAVINVPASHSLSMVVLRGEAVFNGNERAGEAQLVNFEKGDGEVRVKAVGQDVKILLLSGEPIDEPIVGYGPFVMNTKDEIRQAIDDYNSGKFGSIG, encoded by the coding sequence ATGAGAAAAGTTAATAAAATTTACAAATCAAATAGTGCACATTGGGTCGGAGACGGATTTTTAGTTCAGCCACTTTTTAGTCACATGGGCGAAGATCGCGGCACTGATCCGTTTTTGATGCTTGATTACGCTGCGCCTCAGGTTTTTAAACCGAATTTAACGGACTTTCCAAGAGGAGTCGGACATCATCCGCATAAAGGATTTGAGACCGTAACGATAGCTTATAGCGGAGAGGTCGCACATAAGGATTCAAGCGGTGGCGGCGGAGTTATAAAATCGGGCGACGTGCAATGGATGACGGCTGGTGCGGGCATAGTGCACGAGGAGTTTCACTCTTTAGATTTTAGCCGTTCGGGCGGACTTTTTGAGATGGTTCAGCTCTGGGTAAATTTACCTAAAAAGCATAAAAACACTCCCGCAAAATACCAGCACTTATCGCGCCAAGCAATTCCTGTGATCAAATTTGCAGACGGTGCGGGACAAGCAAGGATCATAGCGGGAGAATTTGATGGAGTAAGCGGAGCGGCAAGCACATTTACGCCGATGAATGTTTGGGACGTTATGATAAATTCCGGCAAAGAAGCAGTTATAAACGTACCTGCTTCACATTCGCTTTCTATGGTTGTTTTGCGCGGAGAAGCTGTTTTTAACGGCAATGAAAGAGCGGGCGAGGCTCAGCTGGTAAATTTTGAAAAAGGCGACGGTGAAGTGAGAGTAAAGGCAGTCGGACAAGATGTAAAAATCCTTCTTCTTTCGGGCGAGCCTATAGATGAGCCGATTGTCGGATATGGACCGTTTGTGATGAATACAAAAGATGAAATTCGCCAAGCTATTGATGATTATAATAGCGGAAAATTCGGTAGCATAGGCTAA
- the glmM gene encoding phosphoglucosamine mutase, with product MKLFGTDGVRGKAGEKLSAQTSMRLAMAAGIYFRQFASHTNTILLGKDTRRSGYMIETAIVAGLTAVGYNVRQIGPMPTPAIAFLTEDMRCDAGIMISASHNPYYDNGIKFFDNHGNKLNEEAEAKIENIFYNDELIAQNQKNMLEIGTAKRIDDVIGRYIVKIKNSFPKNLTLHGLRIVLDVANGAAYKVVPTIFSELGAEVVVINDEPNGSNINLNCGALFPQELASEVVRLRADMGFAFDGDADRLVVVDDKGEVANGDSLLGVMAVYLNENKALKGGGVVTTVMSNAALEDYLKTHKIKLLRSNVGDKYVLEMMKENGINFGGEQSGHIIFTDYSKTGDGLVAALQFAAIVLTKGKKASEILAQIKPYPQILLNLKITNKKPLEDIKGLKELEDSLKKENIRPLFRYSGTENLIRLLLEGKNNDILQKRIEEVEKFFKKALND from the coding sequence ATGAAACTATTCGGTACAGATGGTGTGCGAGGAAAAGCGGGTGAAAAACTATCGGCTCAAACATCAATGCGTCTTGCAATGGCTGCAGGAATATACTTTAGACAGTTTGCATCTCATACAAATACAATTTTATTAGGTAAAGATACAAGAAGAAGTGGCTACATGATAGAGACAGCGATTGTGGCTGGACTTACCGCAGTTGGCTATAACGTGCGCCAGATCGGTCCTATGCCAACACCTGCGATTGCATTTCTTACCGAAGATATGCGCTGTGATGCCGGCATAATGATAAGCGCCTCACATAACCCATATTATGATAATGGAATAAAATTTTTTGACAATCATGGCAATAAGCTCAATGAAGAGGCTGAAGCAAAGATAGAAAATATCTTTTATAACGATGAACTTATAGCACAAAATCAAAAAAATATGCTTGAAATCGGCACTGCAAAGCGTATAGATGACGTAATAGGTAGATACATAGTAAAGATTAAAAACTCATTTCCTAAAAATTTGACCCTTCACGGACTTAGAATAGTATTAGATGTGGCAAATGGAGCCGCATATAAAGTAGTTCCGACCATATTTAGCGAGCTTGGCGCAGAGGTAGTTGTGATAAATGATGAACCAAACGGAAGCAATATAAACCTAAATTGTGGCGCTCTTTTTCCTCAAGAGTTGGCTAGCGAAGTAGTTAGACTTAGAGCAGATATGGGTTTTGCTTTTGATGGAGATGCCGATAGACTAGTAGTTGTTGATGATAAAGGCGAAGTAGCAAATGGTGATAGCTTACTTGGAGTGATGGCCGTATATCTTAATGAAAACAAAGCCTTAAAAGGCGGTGGAGTGGTCACTACTGTTATGAGTAACGCGGCTTTAGAGGATTATTTAAAAACTCATAAAATCAAGCTTCTTCGCTCAAACGTAGGCGATAAATATGTGCTTGAGATGATGAAAGAAAACGGGATAAATTTTGGCGGCGAGCAGAGCGGTCATATTATATTTACCGATTATTCCAAGACAGGAGATGGACTTGTAGCCGCTTTACAATTTGCAGCAATAGTGCTTACAAAAGGCAAAAAGGCAAGTGAAATTTTAGCCCAAATAAAACCATATCCGCAAATTTTACTAAATTTAAAGATCACAAATAAAAAACCACTAGAGGATATCAAGGGGCTAAAAGAGCTCGAAGATAGTTTGAAAAAAGAGAATATTCGCCCTTTATTTAGATACTCCGGAACTGAAAATTTGATCAGACTTTTACTAGAAGGTAAAAATAACGATATCTTACAAAAACGCATTGAAGAGGTCGAAAAATTCTTTAAAAAAGCTCTAAATGACTAG
- the prfA gene encoding peptide chain release factor 1, whose translation MLADKLQPFLDRYDELSRLLSDPSITQDIANMTKLSKEQSSIEDIRNASKEYLQILADIEENKLLLDDAELGELAKDELKSLEIRKTELEEEIKILLLPKDPNDDKNIFLEIRAGTGGDEAALFVGDLFNAYVRYTELRGYKFEVVSQSEGNTGGFKEIILLVKGNGAYSRLKYEGGTHRVQRVPETESQGRVHTSAVTVAIMPEVEDSEIEINPNDLRIDVMRSSGHGGQSVNTTDSAVRITHIPTGLVVTNQDGKSQHKNKEAAMKVLKARLYEMQEAERLAKETSERKSQVGTGDRSGRIRTYNFPQNRISDHRINLTLYRLDAIMAGGLFDEIIEPLIAHHQAEAIAAAGL comes from the coding sequence ATGTTAGCTGACAAACTGCAACCGTTTTTGGATCGCTACGACGAGCTCTCTCGTCTACTGAGCGATCCATCTATCACCCAAGACATCGCAAATATGACCAAACTCTCTAAGGAGCAATCAAGCATAGAAGATATCAGAAATGCTTCTAAGGAGTATTTGCAAATTTTAGCTGACATTGAGGAAAACAAACTTTTGCTTGACGATGCCGAACTTGGCGAACTTGCTAAAGATGAGCTAAAGAGCCTTGAAATTCGTAAAACTGAGCTTGAAGAAGAGATAAAAATTTTGCTTCTTCCAAAAGATCCAAACGACGATAAAAACATCTTTCTTGAAATTCGCGCAGGAACAGGCGGGGACGAAGCGGCACTATTTGTAGGCGATCTTTTTAACGCCTATGTGCGCTATACCGAGCTTCGCGGATACAAATTTGAAGTAGTAAGCCAAAGTGAAGGCAACACAGGCGGCTTTAAAGAGATCATCTTGCTCGTAAAAGGAAACGGCGCGTATTCAAGACTAAAATATGAAGGCGGAACTCACAGGGTTCAGCGCGTGCCTGAGACTGAAAGTCAAGGCAGAGTGCACACTTCAGCCGTAACTGTTGCGATCATGCCTGAAGTTGAAGATAGCGAGATAGAGATAAATCCAAACGATCTAAGAATCGACGTTATGCGAAGCTCCGGCCACGGCGGTCAAAGCGTAAATACAACCGATAGCGCCGTGCGTATAACTCACATCCCAACAGGGCTTGTCGTAACAAACCAAGACGGAAAAAGCCAGCACAAAAACAAAGAAGCTGCGATGAAAGTGCTTAAAGCTCGCCTTTATGAGATGCAAGAGGCAGAACGTCTTGCAAAAGAGACTAGTGAGCGCAAGAGCCAAGTTGGTACAGGCGATAGAAGCGGGCGAATTCGCACTTACAACTTCCCTCAAAATCGTATAAGTGATCACCGTATAAACTTAACTCTTTATCGCTTGGATGCGATCATGGCGGGCGGGCTGTTTGACGAGATTATTGAGCCACTTATCGCGCATCATCAAGCCGAAGCTATCGCTGCCGCCGGTTTATAA
- a CDS encoding NINE protein — translation MGNNIYIAYALWFFTGWFGGHRFYLGKFVSGFFMMALFFIGSYLQIILIGYLILTIWGIWWLFDVYLTGAYVDKNLQKEKLKDELKKQGLEGELKRLYELYEAGKISKAEFEARKEILFR, via the coding sequence TTGGGAAATAATATATACATCGCCTACGCGCTCTGGTTTTTTACAGGATGGTTTGGCGGGCACAGATTTTATCTTGGGAAATTTGTAAGCGGATTTTTTATGATGGCTCTATTTTTCATAGGATCGTATTTGCAAATAATATTAATAGGTTATTTAATCCTTACAATTTGGGGCATCTGGTGGCTATTTGACGTATATTTGACTGGAGCTTATGTGGATAAGAATTTACAAAAAGAAAAGCTCAAAGATGAGCTTAAAAAGCAAGGCTTAGAGGGCGAGCTTAAAAGACTTTATGAACTTTACGAAGCAGGCAAGATAAGCAAAGCAGAATTTGAAGCTAGAAAAGAAATTTTATTTAGATAA
- a CDS encoding replication/maintenance protein RepL, producing the protein MNSLEREIFGTLIGEKKFEIIEFFIQNLDENGLINFTIAEICNATNSSKPTVIETIKLLENRKIFKRVKNGVYAFKNLKFNDY; encoded by the coding sequence TTGAACTCGCTTGAAAGAGAAATTTTTGGCACTTTAATCGGCGAAAAGAAATTTGAGATAATTGAGTTTTTTATCCAAAATTTAGATGAAAACGGACTTATAAATTTCACAATTGCAGAAATTTGCAATGCTACAAATTCAAGCAAACCGACTGTCATAGAAACAATAAAACTGCTTGAAAATAGAAAAATTTTTAAGCGAGTAAAAAACGGAGTTTATGCGTTTAAGAATTTAAAATTTAATGATTATTGA
- a CDS encoding diacylglycerol kinase: protein MRNQPKYKFFKNWSYAIAGLKEIFKNESSFRLEIYIFLPAFISLLFWNFGAVLNLFLIFSMVLVLVCECINSAIERIVDLASPEIHPLAGAAKDAGSAAVMICNTLCAGVWIYAIWDKF from the coding sequence TTGAGAAATCAGCCAAAATACAAATTCTTTAAAAATTGGAGTTACGCGATCGCAGGACTAAAGGAAATTTTTAAAAACGAAAGCAGTTTTAGGCTTGAAATTTATATATTTTTGCCCGCTTTTATCTCTCTTTTGTTTTGGAATTTCGGCGCGGTCTTAAATTTATTTTTGATTTTTAGTATGGTTTTGGTTCTGGTTTGCGAGTGCATAAACTCTGCTATTGAGCGTATAGTAGATCTTGCAAGCCCTGAAATTCATCCTCTAGCAGGTGCGGCAAAAGACGCGGGAAGCGCTGCGGTAATGATATGCAACACGCTTTGTGCGGGAGTGTGGATATATGCGATTTGGGATAAATTTTGA
- a CDS encoding exodeoxyribonuclease III: protein MKLISWNVNGLRAVASKDGFGWLDEVKPDFLGLQEIKVKEVDVPSEIYKLGFSDVSVNSAVRAGYSGVMSLSKFPVATLKSQFFNDDEGRVLEHRFGNIVLFNIYFPNGQKDDERLAYKMDFYAKFLAYCNELVREGKDVIFCGDVNTAHREIDLKNPKANSKTSGFLPIERAWIDEVIKHGFIDTFRQIHGDKEDAYSWWSYRFNARAKNVGWRIDYFFISASLKDRLKDAFILSDITGSDHCPVGIEIEI from the coding sequence TTGAAACTGATTTCATGGAACGTAAACGGACTTCGCGCGGTCGCAAGCAAAGACGGATTTGGTTGGCTTGATGAGGTTAAGCCCGATTTCTTAGGGCTTCAAGAGATAAAAGTAAAAGAAGTTGATGTACCTAGCGAGATTTACAAGCTCGGATTTAGTGATGTGAGCGTAAATTCGGCCGTCAGAGCAGGGTATTCGGGTGTGATGAGCCTTAGTAAGTTTCCGGTAGCTACTCTAAAATCGCAGTTTTTTAACGATGATGAGGGGCGGGTTTTGGAGCATAGATTTGGTAATATCGTACTTTTTAATATCTACTTTCCAAACGGGCAAAAGGATGATGAAAGACTTGCTTATAAGATGGATTTTTATGCGAAATTTCTAGCCTACTGCAACGAGCTTGTGCGTGAAGGTAAGGACGTGATATTTTGTGGAGACGTTAATACCGCTCACCGCGAGATAGATCTTAAAAATCCAAAGGCGAATTCTAAGACTTCAGGCTTCTTGCCGATTGAGCGAGCGTGGATAGATGAGGTTATAAAGCACGGATTTATCGATACTTTTAGGCAAATTCACGGCGATAAAGAGGATGCTTATTCGTGGTGGAGCTATAGATTTAACGCTAGAGCTAAAAATGTCGGCTGGAGGATTGATTATTTTTTCATTTCGGCAAGCCTTAAAGATCGCCTTAAAGACGCATTTATACTTAGTGATATAACGGGAAGCGATCATTGTCCCGTGGGAATTGAGATAGAAATTTAA
- a CDS encoding manganese efflux pump MntP, with amino-acid sequence MELLLLAFALAMDSVALSIASGAKCRALTVSGVIKVSFIFGFFQALMPFLGYFLGLTFVSFIASIDHFVAFGILSFLGIKMILEAREHKDEACLNDLGLKVLTIGAIATSIDALAVGVTFSFENIDIIYTSILIGSICFILCVLSCYAGKFLGIVLEKKALILGGVILIGISVKILITHLLDHGFLAHLKPF; translated from the coding sequence ATGGAGCTTTTATTATTAGCTTTCGCCCTTGCTATGGATAGCGTAGCGCTCAGTATCGCAAGCGGTGCAAAATGCCGCGCATTAACCGTTTCAGGGGTCATTAAAGTCTCTTTTATATTTGGCTTTTTTCAAGCTCTTATGCCATTTTTGGGATATTTTTTAGGGCTAACCTTCGTAAGCTTCATAGCTTCCATAGATCATTTTGTAGCATTTGGCATACTTTCATTTTTGGGTATCAAAATGATACTTGAAGCAAGAGAGCATAAAGACGAAGCCTGTTTAAATGACTTAGGACTAAAAGTCCTAACCATAGGCGCAATAGCCACAAGCATCGATGCGCTGGCTGTCGGAGTGACGTTTAGCTTTGAGAATATAGATATCATTTATACTAGTATTTTGATAGGATCTATCTGCTTTATACTATGCGTTTTGTCGTGTTATGCGGGGAAATTTTTAGGTATAGTTTTAGAAAAAAAGGCTCTTATTTTAGGCGGAGTTATACTCATAGGCATAAGCGTAAAAATTCTCATCACCCATCTTTTAGACCATGGGTTCTTGGCTCATTTAAAGCCGTTTTGA
- the lspA gene encoding signal peptidase II → MTRVLTKFFIAFSAVFILDQLVKQILLSGFTWQGEYFSLVLAFNKGVAFSMLEFLGEWLKFIQLLLISAVLIYLIWQNEILKDHTLPIGILLGAGSSNLLDRFVHGGVVDYVYWHKWFSFAIFNLADVMIDIAVCIILWQSFLAKSKKEKSAQIS, encoded by the coding sequence ATGACTAGGGTTTTAACAAAATTTTTCATCGCCTTTTCTGCTGTTTTTATCTTAGATCAACTGGTTAAACAGATACTTTTAAGCGGTTTTACCTGGCAGGGAGAGTATTTTTCGCTAGTGCTTGCATTCAATAAAGGCGTAGCATTTTCGATGCTTGAATTTTTAGGCGAATGGCTTAAATTTATCCAGCTACTACTAATATCAGCAGTCTTAATCTACCTGATATGGCAAAACGAAATTTTAAAAGATCATACCTTGCCGATAGGAATTTTATTAGGGGCTGGCAGCTCAAATTTGCTTGATAGATTCGTTCACGGCGGCGTTGTGGATTATGTATATTGGCATAAGTGGTTCAGTTTTGCTATTTTTAATCTTGCAGATGTTATGATTGATATTGCGGTTTGTATTATTTTATGGCAGAGTTTTTTAGCAAAGTCCAAAAAAGAAAAAAGTGCACAAATTTCGTGA